A stretch of Palaemon carinicauda isolate YSFRI2023 chromosome 36, ASM3689809v2, whole genome shotgun sequence DNA encodes these proteins:
- the LOC137628427 gene encoding cuticle protein AMP2-like isoform X1 — protein sequence MNSAIFAFFGILAMSLATAQIQDRVVALLRDDRVDQGDGNFNYAFAADNGLEMEVVGAPGAEGAVGMRGFYVLPLESGGVARVEFVADAAGFQPSSDILPTPHPLPEHVFELLEIAEEFRRQGVQFDNQGRRLN from the exons ATGAACTCA GCGATCTTTGCCTTCTTCGGTATCCTAGCCATGTCCCTGGCCACTGCACAGATCCAGGACCGCGTTGTGGCCCTCCTTCGGGACGACAGAGTCGACCAGGGCGACGGTAACTTCAACTACGCCTTCGCCGCCGACAACGGCCTCGAGATGGAGGTGGTGGGCGCCCCTGGAGCCGAGGGTGCCGTCGGCATGAGAGGATTCTACGT ACTTCCCCTGGAAAGCGGAGGAGTGGCCCGGGTGGAATTCGTGGCCGATGCCgctggattccagccttccagcgATATCCTGCCAACGCCTCATCCCCTTCCAGAACACGTCTTTGAACTCCTGGAAATCGCCGAGGAATTCCGCCGACAGGGAGTCCAGTTCGACAACCAGGGACGTCGCCTCAACTAG